Part of the Azospirillum formosense genome is shown below.
AGCACATAGCCGCGGCCTTCGTTCGACGGCAGAACGCCGTCGGCGATCAGGAAGGAGCAGGAGCGCAGATGGTCGGCGATGACGCGGTGCGAGACGGCGTGCGCGCCGTCCGGCGCGGTCTTCGTCGCCTCGGCGGAAGCCACGATCAGCGCCCGCATCAGGTCGATGTCGTAGTTGTCGTGCTTGCCCTGAAGCACGGCGGCCAGACGCTCCAGCCCCATGCCGGTGTCGATGGACGGCTTCGGCAGGGCGATCAGGTCGTCGGGACCGCGCTGCTCATACTGCATGAACACGAGGTTCCAGATCTCGATGAAGCGGTCGCCGTCCTGGTCGGGCGAGCCCGGAGGGCCGCCGGCGATGTGCGGGCCGTGGTCGAAGAAGATCTCCGAGCAGGGACCGCAGGGGCCGGTGTCGCCCATGCGCCAGAAATTGTCGTCGGTCGGGATGCGGATGATGCGGTCGTCCGACAGGCCGGCGACCTTGCGCCAGATGCCCGCCGCGTCCTCGTCGGAGCTGTGGACGGTGACCAGCAGCTTGTCCGCCGGCAGCCCGAACTCCTTCGTCACGAGGTTCCAGGCGAAGGCGATCGCGTCGTCCTTGAAGTAGTCGCCGAACGAGAAGTTGCCCAGCATCTCGAAGAAGGTGTGGTGCCGCGCCGTGTAGCCGACGTTGTCCAGGTCGTTGTGCTTGCCGCCCGCGCGCACGCATTTCTGCGAGGTGGTGGCGCGCGAATAGGGTCGCTGCTCCGCCCCGGTGAAGACGTTCTTGAACTGCACCATGCCGGCGTTCGTGAACATCAGCGTCGGGTCGTTGCGCGGAACCAGCGGCGACGACTCCACGATCTGGTGACCGTTCTTCGCGAAAAAGTCCAGGAACGTGCGGCGGATGTCGTTGGCGGTCTTCATAAGCTGTCCAGGCTCCGGCTACGGTCGGCTACAATCGGCGGCGCGGCCTTGTTCGCGGCCGAACCGTGCTTTTAACGTGACTTGCGGTGGCTGTCCACCGAGTGCCCGCCACTCCCCTGCGCGGCGACAGGCCGCGTGGACGGAGCGCCACACATTTGCATGATCGTCGGCGCGGACGGGCGATGGATGACCACCGCCCCGCCGCTCAGAAGGAGATGAGAGGATGCGGAAAATCCTCGAATTCCTGATCCTGCTGTTGCGGGCGCTCAAGCTGCCGCTTGAGATCCTGAACCGCTAGGACCGGGCCGGCGGACGGGTGCTGGAACACCCGTACGCCCAGCCTGAATGTAAGGTCTTTCCAGCCGTCCGGCAAGACGGCGAAAAGCCCCTCCCCGGCGGACCGGAGAGGGGCTTTCACGTAGAGAAACCAACCTGACGCCTTGGAATCACTCCGGTGTGGCGGCGTCCGCGTCGGCTTCCGGGGTGCCCATCATGGCGTCGGCGACGAGGCCGGCGTTGCCGCGGATCTTCGCCTCGATGGCGTCGGCCACCGCCGGGTTGTTGCGCAGGTAGGTCTTGGCGTTCTCGCGGCCCTGGCCGATGCGGGTGCCGTCGTAGCTGAACCACGCGCCCGACTTCTCCACCACGCCGGCCTGGATGCCGAGGTCGAGAAGCTCGCCCACCTTCGACACGCCCTCGCCGTACATGATGTCGAACTCGACCACGCGGAACGGCGGGGCCATCTTGTTCTTCACCACCTTCACGCGGGTCTGGTTGCCCACCACCGTCTCGCGGTCCTTGATCGCGCCGATGCGGCGGATGTCCAGGCGGACGGAGGCGTAGAATTTCAGCGCGTTGCCGCCCGTCGTCGTCTCCGGGTTGCCGAACATCACGCCGATCTTCAGGCGGATCTGGTTGATGAAGATCACCAGGCAGTTCGACTTGGCGATGGAGCCGGTCAGCTTGCGCAGCGCCTGGCTCATCAGGCGGGCGTGCAGGCCGACGTGGCTGTCGCCCATCTCGCCTTCCAGCTCGGCGCGCGGCACCAGGGCCGCCACCGAGTCGACCACCAGCACGTCGACGGCGCCGGAGCGCACCAGCGTGTCGGCGATCTCCAGCGCCTGCTCGCCGGCATCGGGCTGGGAGATCAGCAGCTCGTCCACGTTCACGCCCAGCTTGCGGGCGTAGGACGGGTCCAGGGCGTGCTCCGCGTCCACGAAGGCGCAGGTGCCGCCGCCCTTCTGGGCCTGGGCGATGGCATGCAGCGCCAGCGTCGTCTTGCCCGAGCTTTCCGGCCCGTAGATCTCGATGATGCGGCCGCGCGGCAGGCCGCCGATGCCCAGCGCGATGTCGAGGCCGAGCGAGCCGGTGGAAACGACCTCCGTCTCGACCGTGTTCTCGCGGGCACCGAGCTTCATGATCGAGCCCTTGCCAAAGGCGCGCTCGATCTGCGCCAGAGCGGCATCCAGGGCCTTCTGCTTATCCATGGAATCCTTCTCGACCAAACGAAGCTGTGCGGACGACATGCCCGTCTCCCCTTGTTAGATCACATCCGCGGCCCCAGGGCCAACGATCTCACCAACGGTCATTCGGTGAGAGGGAATGTACCAGCTTTGTTCCCCTACGCAAAGCCCTAAGTTCCGCGAATGTTCTCATGCAAAGTTAGGAACGATCCGCCGTTGCGCAATCTCCATTCGTCGGCTCCATTCGTCGGCTCCATTCGTCGGCTCCGTTCGCGAGCTTCGTTCGCTGCCGGTGCAACGAAGTGCCGACTGCGGCGTTCAGGAGGGGATGCACCGCCAACGACACGCCGAAACGCCACGCATGACGACAGCCCACTCCACGCTCGACCGCATGATCGACCGACTCACCACCCAGCGCGTCGCGCTCGGCTGGGCCGCCGGCTGCGTCGCGGGAACGCCCGGTCTGGTGATGGAGATCGGCTTGGGCAAGGGCCGCACCTACGACCATCTGCGCGGCCTGTTCCCGCCGCGCGACATCCTGGTCTTCGACATGTGGGCGCGGGTTCCCGCCTCCCTGCGCCCGGACGAGGACCGGCTGTTCCTGGGCGATTTCCGCGACACGCTGCCCGCCGCGACGGGGCGCTTCCGCGGTGCGGTGAGGCTGGCCCACGCCGACATCGGCAGCGCGCGGGAGGACGAGGAAGAGGGCATCCGCCATTGGATCGGCGAGCTGATCGACCCGTTCCTGGCGCCGGGCGCGCTCGTCCTGTCGGACCGTCCGATCGGCGCCGGGCGGCGCGGGTGGGAATCCCTCGACGTTCCGGGAACGGACCGCTGGGCCTATCACGGCTGGCGGGTCGGATAAGGCCCCGGCCGGTCACTTCCCGTCCCGGATGACCTCCTTCACCTTGGAGGCGAGCTGCTTCAGCGAGAAGGGCTTCGGCAGGAAGTGGGCGACCTCGACCCCGTCGATCTCGCCCAGACGATCCTCGGCGTAGCCGGAGATGAAGATCACCCGCATGTCGGGCCGCATCTGCCGGACATGGCGGGCCAGCGTCGGGCCGTCCATCTGCGGCATCACCACGTCGGTGATCAGCAGGTCGATGCGGCTGCCGTCCGTGCCGATCTGCTGCAGCGCCGCCTCGCCGTTCTTGGCCTCCAGCACCTGATAGCCCTTGTTGCGCAGCGCGCGCGCGGAGAAGACGCGGACGGCGTCCTCGTCCTCGACCAGCATGATGGTGCCGGAGCCGGTCAGGTCGCTGCCGCGCCGCTCGCGCGGCTCGCCCTGGTCGGGACGGGCCTCGCCCTTGTGGCGGGGCAGCAGGATGGTGAAGGTCGTGCCCTCCCCCTTCTCCGACTCGACCAGGACGAAGCCGCCGGTCTGGCGGACGATGCCGTAGACGGTGGACAGCCCCAGCCCGGTTCCCGATCCCACGCCCTTGGTCGTGAAGAAGGGCTCGAAGATGCGCTGGAGATTCTCCCTGGGAATGCCGCAGCCGGTGTCGATCACCTCGATGGACACATACTCGCCGGGCGGGATGGTCTCGTGCTCGCGGCGCTGCGCCTGATCCACCACATGGTTGGAGGTGACGATGGTCAGGCGCCCGCCCCCGGCCATGGCGTCGCGCGCGTTGACCACGAGGTTGATGATGACCTGCTCCAGCTGGTTCTGGTCCACCTTGACGTAGCCGATGTCCCGGCCGTGGAGCATCTTCAGCTCGATGTTCTCGCCGATCAGCCGGCGCATCAGATTGCCGAGTTCGGCCAGCACGTCGGTCACGCTGAGGATGCGCGGCTGGAGCGTCTGCTGGCGCGAGAAGGCCAGGAGCTGCCGCACGAGGTTGGCGGCGCGGTTGGCGTTCTGCTTGATCTGCATGATGTCGCTGAAGGACTGGTCGCCCGGCTTGTGGCGCAGCAGCAGCAGGTCGCAGAAGCCGATCATCGCGGTCAGAAGGTTGTTGAAGTCGTGGGCGACGCCGCCGGCCAGCTGACCGACCGCCTGCATCTTCTGCGACTGGGCGAACTGGGCCTCCAGACCCTTGCGCTCGGTCATGTCGATGAAATGCAGGATCAGCCCCGCGGCCCCTTCCGGCCCCACCCCGCCGAGCCGCCGCGCGTAGAGCTGGGCCACCAGCTCGCGCCCGCCGGTCAGCCGCACCTCCAGCGGGGCGGCGGGGTCGGAACCGCCCTGAACGGCGGTCAGC
Proteins encoded:
- a CDS encoding PAS domain S-box protein; translated protein: MDDTTSSFADSAPAGRRTDGAAGVAERPGGGFATGILAVLLLAGLVAAGAGVLLDHDPLAWAGLTTAGAGALALALRMVRARRRVARVGSLLGSALEGLPSGQLVCDGAGHVVFVNSTFRSLIGWSEGEPPLRALERQFADDPDSADAFRRLCERVKGGYSGSIELAVRQQGRAAEWRRIQGQPIDGHAGAVMWRVEDITARRELEQVTRREQTQLVDFMDHAPIGFFSVDQDGHFQFVNATLAKWLGCAPEDLVEGGRRLHDVLAHPPAGCAPYDLLDGGGLEQRGEIAMNGLQGRRFQAYVAQSVVRGEDGRISHTRSVVRDLTPEREWQEALRLSEQRFQRFFEDAPIGIALVDEGGRLAECNQAFLALIGSEAGNILGRAMADLIVPAERAMVTERLTAVQGGSDPAAPLEVRLTGGRELVAQLYARRLGGVGPEGAAGLILHFIDMTERKGLEAQFAQSQKMQAVGQLAGGVAHDFNNLLTAMIGFCDLLLLRHKPGDQSFSDIMQIKQNANRAANLVRQLLAFSRQQTLQPRILSVTDVLAELGNLMRRLIGENIELKMLHGRDIGYVKVDQNQLEQVIINLVVNARDAMAGGGRLTIVTSNHVVDQAQRREHETIPPGEYVSIEVIDTGCGIPRENLQRIFEPFFTTKGVGSGTGLGLSTVYGIVRQTGGFVLVESEKGEGTTFTILLPRHKGEARPDQGEPRERRGSDLTGSGTIMLVEDEDAVRVFSARALRNKGYQVLEAKNGEAALQQIGTDGSRIDLLITDVVMPQMDGPTLARHVRQMRPDMRVIFISGYAEDRLGEIDGVEVAHFLPKPFSLKQLASKVKEVIRDGK
- a CDS encoding class I SAM-dependent methyltransferase, translating into MTTAHSTLDRMIDRLTTQRVALGWAAGCVAGTPGLVMEIGLGKGRTYDHLRGLFPPRDILVFDMWARVPASLRPDEDRLFLGDFRDTLPAATGRFRGAVRLAHADIGSAREDEEEGIRHWIGELIDPFLAPGALVLSDRPIGAGRRGWESLDVPGTDRWAYHGWRVG
- the recA gene encoding recombinase RecA yields the protein MSSAQLRLVEKDSMDKQKALDAALAQIERAFGKGSIMKLGARENTVETEVVSTGSLGLDIALGIGGLPRGRIIEIYGPESSGKTTLALHAIAQAQKGGGTCAFVDAEHALDPSYARKLGVNVDELLISQPDAGEQALEIADTLVRSGAVDVLVVDSVAALVPRAELEGEMGDSHVGLHARLMSQALRKLTGSIAKSNCLVIFINQIRLKIGVMFGNPETTTGGNALKFYASVRLDIRRIGAIKDRETVVGNQTRVKVVKNKMAPPFRVVEFDIMYGEGVSKVGELLDLGIQAGVVEKSGAWFSYDGTRIGQGRENAKTYLRNNPAVADAIEAKIRGNAGLVADAMMGTPEADADAATPE